In Macaca fascicularis isolate 582-1 chromosome 15, T2T-MFA8v1.1, one genomic interval encodes:
- the LOC135967587 gene encoding LOW QUALITY PROTEIN: SH3 domain and tetratricopeptide repeat-containing protein 1-like (The sequence of the model RefSeq protein was modified relative to this genomic sequence to represent the inferred CDS: deleted 2 bases in 2 codons; substituted 1 base at 1 genomic stop codon) produces MDRLVPMAAMEYDSVEETETEQPQEQEIPPPCLGLEPQETLPKVKNVLEQCKTCPGCPQESASWGLCVASSNVSLQDPEEPSFCLEAEDNWEDPEAMSSLLLFLNTSGFKASFCGLYNLALPWLSSMFSSFSDEEELTGCLAQARGAAKKGGLLMALARLCFLLGRLCSRRLKLSQARVYLEETLGALEGSFGDLFLVVAVYANLASIYWKQNQEKCTQVVPKAMALLLGTPGHICSSEADGELLQLGLQWAVGGQSQQAXARACFLLARHHVHLKQPEEALPFLEQLLFLHRDLGAPDAVWLSHCCPLLADIYSRECLPHLVLSCVKVASLRTQDSLAGSLRNVKLVLQNALQPQSLPTQTSHYLRRALASLTPGTGQALRGLLHTSLTQPYSHHGYHGPAITFMTQAVEASAVAGVRAIVDFLVALAWLHVLHRQSLVALNILQSVQDAVVVSEDQEGVIANLVAVALKRTGQTRQAAEGYYHALRVAWHLGQRRNQAVVLASFGTLCLHAGASRLAQHYLLEAVRLFSRLPCGECGRDFTHILLGYLFTRQGPAQQCKGYYEWALLVAVEMDHVESQLRAVQRLCCFYSVVMPSETQCVIYHEFQLSLARKVADQVLEGQLLDTTSQLYLSLGT; encoded by the exons ACTCAGTAGAGGAAACTGAGACCGAGCAGCCGCAGGAACAAG AAATACCTCCACCTTGCCTGGGCCTGGAGCCACAGGAGACCCTGCCGAAGGTGAAGAATGTTCTGGAACAATGCAAGAcctgcccaggctgcccccaggaGTCAGCGTCCTGGGGTCTCTGTGTAGCATCCAGCAACGTGAGCTTGCAGGACCCCGAGGAGCCCTCCTTCTGCTTGGAAGCTGAGGACAACTGGGAGGATCCAGAGGCCATGAGCTCACTGCTGCTGTTCCTGAACACCTCTGGATTCAAGGCCAGCTTCTGTGGCCTGTACAACCTGGCGCTGCCATGGCTGAGCAGCATGTTCAGCAGCTTTAGCGACGAGGAGGAGCTGACTGGGTGCCTGGCACAGGCCCGAGGGGCGGCCAAGAAAGGTGGCCTCCTCATGGCCCTGGCCAGGCTCTGCTTCCTTCTGGGGCGGCTGTGCAGCAGGAGGCTCAAGCTGTCCCAGGCCCGGGTGTACTTGGAGGAAACACTGGGGGCCCTGGAGGGCAGCTTCGGGGACCTGTTCCTGGTGGTGGCTGTGTACgccaacctggccagcatttaCTGGAAGCAGAACCAGGAGAAGTGTACACAGGTGGTTCCCAAAGCCATGGCCCTGCTCCTGGGGACGCCTGGCCACATCTGTAGCAGCGAGGCGGACGGGGAGCTCCtgcagctggggctgcagtggGCGGTGGGTGGCCAGAGCCAGCAGGCCTAGGCCCGGGCCTGCTTCCTGCTGGCCAGGCACCACGTGCACCTCAAGCAGCCTGAGGAGGCCCTGCCCTTCCTAGAGCAGCTGTTGTTTTTGCACAGGGACTTGGGAGCCCCAGACGCTGTGTGGCTCTCACACTGCTGCCCACTCCTGGCTGACATCTACAGCCGCGAGTGCCTGCCCCACCTGGTGCTGAGCTGTGTCAAGGTGGCCTCATTGAGGACACAGGACTCGCTGGCTGGTTCGCTGAGGAACGTGAAGCTGGTGCTCCAGAACGCCCTCCAGCCCCAGAGCCTCCCCACCCAGACTTCCCACTACCTCAGGCGAGCGCTGGCCTCCCTAACCCCGGGCACAGGCCAGGCGCTGCGCGGCCTTCTCCACACCAGCCTGACCCAACCGTACAGCCACCATGGCTACCATGGCCCAGCCATCACCTTCATGACGCAGGCGGTGGAAGCCAGTGCTGTTGCCGGAGTACGTGCCATCGTGGACTTCCTGGTGGCCCTGGCCTGGCTGCATGTGCTTCATAGGCAGAGCCTGGTGGCCCTGAACATCCTGCAGTCTGTCCAGGATGCAGTGGTGGTCAGCGAGGACCAGGAGGGTGTGATTGCCAAC TTGGTGGCCGTGGCTCTGAAGAGGACGGGCCAGACGAGGCAGGCAGCCGAGGGCTACTACCACGCCCTACGGGTGGCTTGGCacctgggccagcggaggaaccaggcagtggtgctggccaGCTTTGGGACCTTGTGCCTGCACGCGGGTGCCAGCAGGCTGGCCCAGCACTACCTCCTGGAGGCTGTACGTCTGTTCTCGAGGCTTCCGTGTGGGGAGTGTGGCCGAGACTTCACCCACATACTCCTGGGCTACCTCTTCACCCGCCAGGGCCCGGCCCAGCAGTGCAAGGGCTACTACGAGTGGGCCCTTCTGGTCGCCGTGGAGATGGACCACGTGGAGA gccagctgcggGCCGTCCAGCGGCTGTGCTGCTTCTACAGCGTCGTCATGCCCAGCGAGACCCAGTGTGTCATCTACCACGAGTTCCAGCTCTCCCTTGCCCGCAAGGTGGCCGACCAGGTGCTGGAG GGGCAGCTCCTGGACACCACCAGTCAGCTCTACCTGTCCCTGGGCACCTAG